In the genome of Nymphaea colorata isolate Beijing-Zhang1983 chromosome 9, ASM883128v2, whole genome shotgun sequence, one region contains:
- the LOC116259891 gene encoding protein CLT2, chloroplastic, with protein sequence MGALAPSLALCPPAIRLRPSISVPSILRTRRAEGFVGKGLRAWRRRHTPMRSSAEAFGDAAAASGGKGVDLSRMLATSNGGRQIVLASAVTVTLAVANRVLYKLALVPMQKYPFFMAQMTTFGYVGIYFSILYIRHRLGIVTKEMLTLPKYRFMVIGFLEALGVAAGMSAGAMLPGPAIPILSQTFLVWQLCFSFLILGRRYAFNQILGCFLVAAGVVIAVASGANDGQLLSQIKVIWPALMVASSAVQAGASILKEFVFIDAAKRLKGGPLDIFVVNSFGSGFQALFVFFLLPFLSNLRGISFAELPAYLQSGAACFINADANISGCDGAPLLPILFMSVNIAFNISLLNLLKTTSALVASLSITLSVPLSIYILSLPLPWIPEGARLTPFFAIGTIILVSGLLLYNLPKPKENKVD encoded by the exons ATGGGCGCTTTGGCGCCAAGTCTAGCTCTCTGTCCCCCCGCCATCCGACTCCGCCCGTCCATATCCGTGCCCTCCATTCTCAGAACGAGGAGAGCCGAAGGGTTTGTGGGGAAGGGCCTCAGGGCTTGGAGAAGAAGGCATACTCCCATGAGATCGTCTGCCGAAGCGTTCGGAGACGCCGCTGCTGCTTCCGGAGGAAAAGGGGTAGATCTCTCGCGGATGCTTGCCACTTCTAATGGTGGTCGTCAGATAGTTCTGGCGTCCGCCGTGACGGTGACCTTAGCGGTGGCGAATCGCGTGTTGTACAAGCTGGCCCTTGTTCCCATGCAGAAGTATCCGTTTTTTATGGCGCAGATGACCACTTTTGG GTATGTTGGGATCTACTTTTCTATTCTTTACATTCGGCATCGTCTTGGCATTGTTACAAAGGAAATGCTTACTCTTCCTAAATATCGTTTTATGGTAATTGGTTTCCTTGAAGCCCTTGGAGTTGCGGCAGGAATGTCTGCTGGAG CCATGCTTCCTGGGCCAGCTATACCCATATTGTCACAG ACATTCCTCGTGTGGCAGCtatgcttttctttcttgattttgggaAGAAGATACGCTTTTAACCAAATACTTGGTTGCTTTCTTGTGGCTGCTGGAGTGGTTATAGCCGTGgcaag TGGAGCAAATGATGGACAGTTGCTGTCTCAAATAAAGGTTATATGGCCAGCGTTGATGGTAGCTTCATCTGCAGTTCAAGCAGGTGCATCAATTCTCAAG GAGTTTGTTTTTATTGATGCTGCAAAGAGGCTTAAG GGAGGACCTCTTGacatttttgttgtcaattctTTCGGGTCTGGGTTCCAG gcactttttgtgttttttcttcttcccttcctgTCAAACCTGAGGGGAATTTCGTTTGCTGAGCTTCCTGCATATCTGCAAAGTGGTGCTGCGTGCTTTATCAATGCAGATGCAAACATCTCAG GTTGTGACGGAGCTCCCTTGCTTCCCATCCTTTTCATGTCTGTGAACATTGCTTTCAATATTTCCTTGCTTAATCTCTTGAAGACAACTTCTGCTCTTGTTGCTTCACTTTCAATAACTCTATCAG TGCCACTTTCTATTTACATTCTATCACTTCCTTTGCCTTGGATCCCTGAAGGAGCGAGGCTGACCCCCTTTTTTGCTATTGGAACGATCATACTCGTATCAGGCTTGTTGCTGTACAATCTTCCAAAACCCAAGGAGAACAAGGTTGACTAA
- the LOC116261426 gene encoding protein mago nashi homolog — MAGAAAVGGPSADDGGEFYLRYYVGHKGKFGHEFLEFEFRPDGKLRYANNSNYKNDTMIRKEVFVTPAVLRECRRIIAESEIMREDDNNWPEPDRVGRQELEIVMGNEHISFTTSKIGSLVDVQSSKDPEGLRIFYYLVQDLKCFVFSLIGLHFKIKPI, encoded by the exons ATGGCCGGCGCGGCGGCGGTTGGTGGGCCGTCGGCGGATGACGGCGGTGAGTTCTACCTCCGGTACTACGTGGGGCACAAGGGGAAGTTCGGTCACGAGTTCCTGGAGTTCGAGTTCCGGCCTGACGGCAAGCTCCGCTACGCCAACAACTCCAACTATAAGAACGACACGATGATCCGGAAGGAGGTGTTCGTTACCCCCGCCGTCCTCCGCGAGTGTCGCCGTATCATTGCCGAGAGCGAG ATAATGAGGGAGGATGACAACAATTGGCCAGAGCCTGATCGAGTCGGTCGGCAAGAGCTTGAGATTGTGATGGGAAATGAACATATCTCCTTTACGACGTCCAAGATTGGGTCACTCGTTGATGTCCAGAGCAGCAAGGATCCTGAGGGCCTTCGCATTTTCTACTATCTCGTACAG GATTTGAAGTGTTTTGTGTTCTCCCTCATTGGCTTGCATTTCAAGATCAAGCCCATCTAG